One Syngnathoides biaculeatus isolate LvHL_M chromosome 4, ASM1980259v1, whole genome shotgun sequence DNA window includes the following coding sequences:
- the ank1a gene encoding ankyrin-1a isoform X4 gives MDGFNKRCEKVRHKKGNTALHIAALAGQEQVVTELVNYGANVNAQSQKGFTPLYMAAQENHLEVVKFLLENGANQSIPTEDGFTPLAVALQQGHENIVALLINYGTKGKVRLPALHIAARNDDTRTAAVLLQNDPNPDVLSKTGFTPLHIAAHYENLNVAQLLLNRGANVNFTPKNGITPLHIASRRGNVIMVRLLLDRGAQIDAKTKDELTPLHCAARNGHVRIIEILLDNGAPIQAKTKNGLSPIHMSAQGDHVDCVKQLLQYNADIDDITLDHLTPLHVAAHCGHHRMAKALLDKGAKPNSRALNGFTPLHIACKKNHIRVMDLLLKHAASLEAVTESGLTPLHVTSFMGHLNIVKILLQKGASPSASNVKVETPLHMASRAGHFEVAEFLIQNAAPVDAKAKDDQTPLHCAARMGHKEIVKLLLEHKAKPNSTTTAGHTPLHIAAREGHAQTVRILLDMEAQQTKMTKKGFTPLHVASKYGKVDVAELLLERGANPNAAGKNGLTPLHVAVHHNNLDVVKLLVSKGGSPHSAARNGYTALHIASKQNQMEVANSLLQSGASANAESLQGVTPLHLASQEGRPDMVSLLISKQANVNLGNKSGLTSLHLVAQEGHVGIADILVKQGASVYSATRMGYTPLHVACHYGNIKMVKFLVQQQANVNSKTRLGYAPLHQAAQQGHTDIVTLLLKHGAQPNETTTNGTSALAIAKRLGYISVIDVLKLVTEETASMTTTEKHRMSFPETVDEILDVSEDEGLAQLTLGEELLGTEGARYMKMDDMKDRDDDFLSPKKSLEYERGLGTANYSPAIPRIPRVSPETVILKEHDLDQHTPLPLPKEYDEDSLIPSSPATETSDNVSPVASPIHTGFLVSFMVDARGGSMRGSRHNGLRVIIPPRTCAAPTRITCRLVKPQKLTSPPPLVEGEGLASRIISLGPAGMQFLGPVIVEIPHFAALGRGDRELVVLRSENGSVWKEHRNRYGDEVLETILNGMDEDLESQEELVKKRIRRIISTDFPLYFAVVSRVQQESDLIGPEGGSLTSKLVPLVQATFPETAVTKRVRLGLQAQPVPDELVAKLLGNQANFSPVVTVEPRRRKFHRPIGLRIPLPPSWRDSPRDSGEGDTTSLRLLCSVIGGTAAAQWEDITGTTKLVYANECASFTTNVSARFWLADCPRTAESVSFANLLYKELSAVAYMAKFVVFAKMNELREGRLRCYCMTDDKMDKTLEQHENFTEVARSRDIEVMEGMPLHLECSGNLVPVRKAAQQPRCFSFQAFRDNRLPVSVKVRDSSKEHAGFLSFLRKPTKYEDGQHVLCNLNITMPPCIKIIGSEDRRRTLTPLALRERYSALNEPAMASMSAMERAELKMAVIAEQLGLSWAELARELQLSVDDINKIRVENPNSLLEQSSALLNLWATREGKRAKMETLYVALKSIDRVDIVNMLEGQPAQPTRRGSGELGRRHNDRERLSPALTNGYGLAQDELLSPASMQYSLPSPLGAEPYWQEVSSLDCAPIATTEEDTLMEMSDVQVWPSGNSPSLVPLEDSSLECSNADDSEALLGLPFGSLGRPAGRAGGGGAVLSGSTEPPEDDSEMGVDSLSTATPASLGGTIAGINLNGLNNGLGSEASSELSPVTSATGGNGEVGGGGGGGGGGNLDSEEGLSLVAGQQRVYARLSESPGLTCVADRNGDRSSNGGSGSGGSSFMSYLQEQTGPGWIPAADAQAWLANQPKTRQVIDTVITSCCNSVDGDQSRLSQEALLQPVRDAGHAEILRGRLRGTQPFERAWDDVRCKGQGDEADDLPGEQISEEQFSDEHGNIITKKIVRKVVRRGKGEDGVQDVSADGSLQDANELEADAEQFMSYAVLGRESSKPDTVDTAKKGAQIVKCASLRRVKQ, from the exons atggatggattcaataAAAGATGTGAAAAGGTTCGTCACAAG AAAGGGAACACAGCCCTGCACATCGCGGCGCTGGCCGGGCAGGAGCAGGTGGTCACGGAGCTGGTGAACTACGGGGCCAACGTCAACGCTCAGTCGCAG AAGGGTTTCACTCCACTCTACATGGCTGCACAAGAAAACCATCTAGAGGTTGTGAAGTTTCTTCTGGAGAACGGGGCTAATCAGAGCATTCCGACCGAG GATGGATTCACTCCTCTGGCGGTGGCTCTCCAGCAGGGCCACGAAAATATCGTGGCCTTGCTCATCAACTACGGCACCAAGGGGAAGGTCCGCCTGCCCGCGCTGCACATCGCGGCACGCAACGACGATACACGCACGGCGGCGGTTCTGCTGCAGAATGACCCGAACCCCGATGTGCTCAGCAAG ACTGGATTCACACCCCTGCACATTGCCGCACACTATGAAAACTTGAATGTGGCTCAGCTTCTTCTCAACAGAGGAGCCAATGTCAATTTCACCCCAAAG AACGGCATCACCCCTTTGCACATCGCATCCAGACGGGGGAACGTGATCATGGTCCGGCTCCTCCTCGACCGAGGGGCACAAATAGACGCCAAGACCAAG GACGAGCTCACGCCTCTGCACTGCGCGGCGAGAAATGGTCACGTCAGAATCATAGAAATTCTTCTCGACAACGGGGCCCCCATCCAGGCCAAGACCAAG AACGGCCTGTCTCCGATCCACATGTCGGCACAGGGGGACCACGTGGACTGCGTCAAGCAGCTCCTGCAGTACAACGCAGACATTGACGACATCACGCTGGACCACCTGACCCCGCTGCACGTGGCCGCGCATTGCGGGCACCACCGAATGGCGAAGGCTCTGCTGGACAAGGGGGCCAAACCCAACTCTCGCGCACTG aaCGGCTTTACGCCTTTGCATATTGCGTGCAAAAAGAATCACATACGCGTGATGGATCTTCTGCTCAAACACGCGGCGTCACTCGAGGCCGTGACCGAG TCCGGCTTGACGCCGCTGCACGTGACGTCTTTCATGGGCCACCTCAACATCGTGAAGATCCTCCTGCAGAAAGGAGCCTCGCCCAGCGCTTCGAACGTG AAAGTTGAAACCCCCCTCCATATGGCGTCCCGGGCAGGACACTTTGAGGTGGCGGAGTTTTTAATACAGAATGCGGCACCGGTGGACGCCAAGGCCAAG GATGACCAAACGCCGCTCCATTGTGCCGCTCGAATGGGCCACAAGGAAATTGTGAAACTGCTGCTAGAGCACAAAGCCAAACCCAACTCCACGACCACGGCGGGACACACGCCGCTCCACATCGCTGCCCGCGAGGGCCACGCGCAGACCGTGCGCATCCTCTTGGACATGGAAGCGCAGCAGACGAAGATGACGAAG AAAGGCTTCACTCCTCTTCACGTGGCTTCCAAGTACGGCAAGGTAGATGTGGCCGAGCTGTTGCTGGAGAGGGGAGCTAACCCGAATGCTGCTGGGAAG AACGGTCTGACTCCCCTGCACGTCGCCGTGCATCACAACAACCTGGATGTTGTCAAGCTGCTCGTCAGCAAAGGGGGTTCTCCACACAGCGCCGCCAGG AATGGCTACACCGCCCTGCACATTGCGTCCAAGCAGAATCAGATGGAGGTGGCGAACAGCCTGTTGCAGTCCGGCGCTTCGGCCAACGCCGAATCTCTCCAGGGCGTCACGCCGCTCCACCTGGCCTCGCAGGAAGGGAGGCCCGACATGGTCTCGCTGCTCATCTCCAAGCAGGCTAACGTCAACCTCGGGAACAAG AGTGGACTGACGTCGCTCCATCTTGTGGCACAGGAGGGACACGTTGGCATTGCTGACATCTTAGTGAAGCAAGGCGCGTCGGTCTACTCGGCCACACGG ATGGGCTACACCCCTCTCCATGTAGCGTGTCACTATGGCAACATCAAGATGGTGAAGTTCCTGGTGCAGCAACAGGCCAACGTCAACAGCAAAACGCGG CTGGGTTACGCGCCCCTGCACCAGGCCGCCCAGCAAGGACACACGGACATCGTGACGCTGCTGCTGAAGCACGGCGCCCAGCCCAACGAGACCACGACG AACGGGACATCCGCCCTCGCCATCGCCAAGAGGCTGGGCTACATCTCCGTCATCGACGTGCTCAAGCTGGTGACGGAGGAGACGGCGTCTATG ACCACCACAGAGAAACACCGAATGAGCTTCCCAGAAACAGTGGATGAGATACTGGATGTGTCCGAGGATGAAG GACTTGCGCAGCTAACATTAG GAGAGGAGCTCCTGGGGACCGAGGGGGCCAGGTACATGAAGATGGATGACATGAAAGACCGTGATGACGATTTCCTCTCCCCCAAGAAATCACTGGAGTACGAGAGAGGGCTGGGCACAGC AAATTACTCTCCGGCCATTCCCAGGATTCCGCGTGTTTCTCCCGAGACGGTGATCCTGAAAGAACACGATCTAGATCAG CACACTCCGCTTCCGCTGCCCAAAGAGTACGACGAAGACTCTCTGATTCCCAGCAGCCCCGCAACGGAGACATCGGACAACGTCAGCCCGGTCGCCAGTCCCATACACACAGG GTTTCTGGTGAGCTTCATGGTGGACGCGCGTGGCGGCTCAATGCGAGGCAGCAGGCACAACGGCCTGCGGGTCATCATCCCCCCGAGGACCTGCGCGGCTCCCACCCGCATCACCTGCCGCCTGGTGAAGCCACAGAAGCTGACCAGCCCGCCGCCGCTGGTGGAGGGAGAAGGCCTGGCCAGCAGAATCATCTCGCTCGGCCCTGCCGGGATGCAGTTTCTTGG ACCCGTCATTGTGGAGATCCCCCACTTTGCCGCTCTGGGACGTGGCGACCGTGAGCTCGTCGTGCTGAGGAGCGAGAACGGATCGGTGTGGAAAGAACACCGCAATCGCTACGGCGACGAAGTACTCGAGACGATCCTCAATGGGATGGATGAGG ATTTGGAAAGTCAGGAGGAGCTCGTGAAGAAGCGAATCCGCCGCATCATCTCCACCGACTTTCCGCTGTATTTTGCCGTCGTGTCGCGGGTCCAGCAGGAGAGCGACCTGATCGGCCCCGAGGGGGGTTCGCTGACGAGCAAACTGGTGCCGCTGGTCCAGGCCACATTTCCCGAGACGGCGGTCACCAAGCGAGTCCGTCTGGGGCTGCAG GCTCAGCCCGTGCCCGACGAGCTGGTGGCCAAGTTGCTCGGGAACCAAGCCAACTTCAGCCCGGTGGTGACGGTGGAGCCTCGGCGGCGGAAGTTCCACCGGCCCATCGGCCTGCGGATCCCTCTGCCCCCGTCCTGGCGGGACAGCCCCCGGGACTCCGGGGAGGGCGACACCACCAGTCTGCGGCTCCTTTGCTCAGTCATAG GtggaacagctgcagctcagtGGGAAGACATCACCGGTACCACCAAGCTCGTCTACGCTAATGAATGCGCCAGTTTTACCACCAATGTGTCTGCGCG GTTCTGGCTCGCGGACTGTCCTCGTACCGCAGAGTCGGTCTCCTTTGCCAACTTGCTTTACAAAGAGCTTTCGGCCGTCGCTTACATGGCGAAGTTCGTGGTGTTCGCCAAGATGAACGAGTTGCGCGAAGGGCGCCTGCGCTGTTACTGCATGACTGACGATAAGATGGATAAAACCCTGGAGCAGCACGAGAACTTCACGGAAGTGGCCCGCAGCCGGGACATCGAG GTGATGGAGGGAATGCCGCTTCACCTGGAATGTTCCGGGAATCTCGTACCGGTGCGGAAGGCCGCCCAGCAGCCCCGCTGCTTCAGCTTCCAGGCCTTTCGAGACAACAGACTTCCCGTCTCCGTGAAG GTGAGAGATAGCAGCAAAGAGCACGCCGGGTTCCTGTCCTTCCTTCGCAAGCCCACCAAGTATGAAGACGGTCAACACGTGCTGTGCAACCTCAACATTACAATGCCGCCGTGCATCAAG ATTATTGGAAGTGAAGACCGCAGGCGGACTTTGACCCCGCTGGCTCTAAGGGAAAGATACAGTGCCCTGAACGAACCTGCCATGG CGTCGATGAGCGCCATGGAgagggcggagctgaagatggCTGTCATTGCCGAGCAGCTGGGACTGAGCTGGGCTG AGTTGGCTCGGGAGCTTCAGCTGAGTGTAGATGACATCAACAAGATCCGTGTGGAGAATCCCAACTCCCTCCTGGAGCAGAGTTCTGCACTCCTCAACCTGTGGGCGACCCGCGAGGGCAAGAGAGCCAAAA TGGAGACCTTGTACGTGGCGCTGAAGAGCATCGACCGCGTGGACATCGTCAACATGCTGGAGGGCCAACCGGCGCAGCCTACCAGACGCGGCTCCGGTGAACTCGGCAGGCGCCATAACGACCGAGAACGCCTCTCTCCCGCTTTGACCAATG GTTACGGGCTGGCGCAGGATGAGCTCCTGTCCCCGGCCTCCATGCAGTACAGCCTGCCCTCGCCGCTGGGCGCCGAGCCCTACTGGCAGGAGGTCTCCAGCCTGGACTGCGCGCCCATCGCCACCACAGAGGAGGACACCCTCATGGAGATGTCCGACGTGCAGGTGTGGCCCTCCGGTAATTCCCCCTCCCTGGTGCCCTTGGAGGATTCCTCGCTGGAGTGCAGCAACGCGGACGACTCCGAGGCCCTGCTCGGGCTGCCCTTCGGGAGCCTGGGTCGTCCGGCCGGTCGGGCCGGCGGAGGGGGCGCCGTGCTGAGCGGTTCGACCGAACCGCCCGAGGACGATTCGGAGATGGGCGTCGACTCGCTCAGCACCGCCACGCCGGCCTCGCTCGGCGGCACCATCGCCGGTATCAATCTGAACGGACTGAACAACGGTCTGGGGTCGGAGGCGAGTTCGGAGTTATCGCCCGTCACCAGCGCAACTGGTGGCAACGGAGaagtaggaggaggaggaggaggaggaggaggagggaatcTGGACTCAGAGGAGGGGCTTTCTCTTGTTGCAGGACAGCAAAGGGTCTATGCCCGACTCAGTGAGTCACCCGGTCTCACCTGCGTTGCAGATCGGAACGGTGACAG GTCGTCAAATGGCGGAAGCGGGAGCGGCGGCAGCTCGTTCATGTCCTACCTGCAGGAGCAGACGGGCCCAGGGTGGATCCCAGCCGCGGACGCGCAGGCCTGGCTGGCCAACCAGCCAAAAACCCGACAGGTCATTGACACCGTGATCACGTCGTGCTGCAACTCCGTGGACGGGGACCAGTCGCGTTTGTCCCAGGAGGCCTTGCTGCAGCCCGTGAGGGACGCGGGCCACGCCGAGATTTTGCGGGGGCGCCTCCGGGGTACCCAGCCCTTTGAGAGGGCCTGGG
- the ank1a gene encoding ankyrin-1a isoform X1 — protein sequence MAQAAKHLRKNKDLEAQAEQERKEKEEEKVKKRSRSRDKKRKADAGNSFLRAARSGNLDKALEHIKNGIDINTANQNGLNGLHLASKEGHVKMVLELLHNGIVLETTTKKGNTALHIAALAGQEQVVTELVNYGANVNAQSQKGFTPLYMAAQENHLEVVKFLLENGANQSIPTEDGFTPLAVALQQGHENIVALLINYGTKGKVRLPALHIAARNDDTRTAAVLLQNDPNPDVLSKTGFTPLHIAAHYENLNVAQLLLNRGANVNFTPKNGITPLHIASRRGNVIMVRLLLDRGAQIDAKTKDELTPLHCAARNGHVRIIEILLDNGAPIQAKTKNGLSPIHMSAQGDHVDCVKQLLQYNADIDDITLDHLTPLHVAAHCGHHRMAKALLDKGAKPNSRALNGFTPLHIACKKNHIRVMDLLLKHAASLEAVTESGLTPLHVTSFMGHLNIVKILLQKGASPSASNVKVETPLHMASRAGHFEVAEFLIQNAAPVDAKAKDDQTPLHCAARMGHKEIVKLLLEHKAKPNSTTTAGHTPLHIAAREGHAQTVRILLDMEAQQTKMTKKGFTPLHVASKYGKVDVAELLLERGANPNAAGKNGLTPLHVAVHHNNLDVVKLLVSKGGSPHSAARNGYTALHIASKQNQMEVANSLLQSGASANAESLQGVTPLHLASQEGRPDMVSLLISKQANVNLGNKSGLTSLHLVAQEGHVGIADILVKQGASVYSATRMGYTPLHVACHYGNIKMVKFLVQQQANVNSKTRLGYAPLHQAAQQGHTDIVTLLLKHGAQPNETTTNGTSALAIAKRLGYISVIDVLKLVTEETASMTTTEKHRMSFPETVDEILDVSEDEGLAQLTLGEELLGTEGARYMKMDDMKDRDDDFLSPKKSLEYERGLGTANYSPAIPRIPRVSPETVILKEHDLDQHTPLPLPKEYDEDSLIPSSPATETSDNVSPVASPIHTGFLVSFMVDARGGSMRGSRHNGLRVIIPPRTCAAPTRITCRLVKPQKLTSPPPLVEGEGLASRIISLGPAGMQFLGPVIVEIPHFAALGRGDRELVVLRSENGSVWKEHRNRYGDEVLETILNGMDEDLESQEELVKKRIRRIISTDFPLYFAVVSRVQQESDLIGPEGGSLTSKLVPLVQATFPETAVTKRVRLGLQAQPVPDELVAKLLGNQANFSPVVTVEPRRRKFHRPIGLRIPLPPSWRDSPRDSGEGDTTSLRLLCSVIGGTAAAQWEDITGTTKLVYANECASFTTNVSARFWLADCPRTAESVSFANLLYKELSAVAYMAKFVVFAKMNELREGRLRCYCMTDDKMDKTLEQHENFTEVARSRDIEVMEGMPLHLECSGNLVPVRKAAQQPRCFSFQAFRDNRLPVSVKVRDSSKEHAGFLSFLRKPTKYEDGQHVLCNLNITMPPCIKIIGSEDRRRTLTPLALRERYSALNEPAMASMSAMERAELKMAVIAEQLGLSWAELARELQLSVDDINKIRVENPNSLLEQSSALLNLWATREGKRAKMETLYVALKSIDRVDIVNMLEGQPAQPTRRGSGELGRRHNDRERLSPALTNGYGLAQDELLSPASMQYSLPSPLGAEPYWQEVSSLDCAPIATTEEDTLMEMSDVQVWPSGNSPSLVPLEDSSLECSNADDSEALLGLPFGSLGRPAGRAGGGGAVLSGSTEPPEDDSEMGVDSLSTATPASLGGTIAGINLNGLNNGLGSEASSELSPVTSATGGNGEVGGGGGGGGGGNLDSEEGLSLVAGQQRVYARLSESPGLTCVADRNGDRSSNGGSGSGGSSFMSYLQEQTGPGWIPAADAQAWLANQPKTRQVIDTVITSCCNSVDGDQSRLSQEALLQPVRDAGHAEILRGRLRGTQPFERAWDDVRCKGQGDEADDLPGEQISEEQFSDEHGNIITKKIVRKVVRRGKGEDGVQDVSADGSLQDANELEADAEQFMSYAVLGRESSKPDTVDTAKKGAQIVKCASLRRVKQ from the exons GCAGACGCCGGCAACAGTTTCCTCCGAGCGGCCCGTTCCGGCAACCTGGACAAGGCCCTGGAACACATTAAGAACGGCATTGATATAAACACGGCCAATCAG AATGGTCTCAACGGGCTTCATCTGGCCTCGAAAGAAGGCCATGTCAAAATGGTGCTGGAATTGCTTCACAACGGAATCGTACTGGAGACCACTACAAAG AAAGGGAACACAGCCCTGCACATCGCGGCGCTGGCCGGGCAGGAGCAGGTGGTCACGGAGCTGGTGAACTACGGGGCCAACGTCAACGCTCAGTCGCAG AAGGGTTTCACTCCACTCTACATGGCTGCACAAGAAAACCATCTAGAGGTTGTGAAGTTTCTTCTGGAGAACGGGGCTAATCAGAGCATTCCGACCGAG GATGGATTCACTCCTCTGGCGGTGGCTCTCCAGCAGGGCCACGAAAATATCGTGGCCTTGCTCATCAACTACGGCACCAAGGGGAAGGTCCGCCTGCCCGCGCTGCACATCGCGGCACGCAACGACGATACACGCACGGCGGCGGTTCTGCTGCAGAATGACCCGAACCCCGATGTGCTCAGCAAG ACTGGATTCACACCCCTGCACATTGCCGCACACTATGAAAACTTGAATGTGGCTCAGCTTCTTCTCAACAGAGGAGCCAATGTCAATTTCACCCCAAAG AACGGCATCACCCCTTTGCACATCGCATCCAGACGGGGGAACGTGATCATGGTCCGGCTCCTCCTCGACCGAGGGGCACAAATAGACGCCAAGACCAAG GACGAGCTCACGCCTCTGCACTGCGCGGCGAGAAATGGTCACGTCAGAATCATAGAAATTCTTCTCGACAACGGGGCCCCCATCCAGGCCAAGACCAAG AACGGCCTGTCTCCGATCCACATGTCGGCACAGGGGGACCACGTGGACTGCGTCAAGCAGCTCCTGCAGTACAACGCAGACATTGACGACATCACGCTGGACCACCTGACCCCGCTGCACGTGGCCGCGCATTGCGGGCACCACCGAATGGCGAAGGCTCTGCTGGACAAGGGGGCCAAACCCAACTCTCGCGCACTG aaCGGCTTTACGCCTTTGCATATTGCGTGCAAAAAGAATCACATACGCGTGATGGATCTTCTGCTCAAACACGCGGCGTCACTCGAGGCCGTGACCGAG TCCGGCTTGACGCCGCTGCACGTGACGTCTTTCATGGGCCACCTCAACATCGTGAAGATCCTCCTGCAGAAAGGAGCCTCGCCCAGCGCTTCGAACGTG AAAGTTGAAACCCCCCTCCATATGGCGTCCCGGGCAGGACACTTTGAGGTGGCGGAGTTTTTAATACAGAATGCGGCACCGGTGGACGCCAAGGCCAAG GATGACCAAACGCCGCTCCATTGTGCCGCTCGAATGGGCCACAAGGAAATTGTGAAACTGCTGCTAGAGCACAAAGCCAAACCCAACTCCACGACCACGGCGGGACACACGCCGCTCCACATCGCTGCCCGCGAGGGCCACGCGCAGACCGTGCGCATCCTCTTGGACATGGAAGCGCAGCAGACGAAGATGACGAAG AAAGGCTTCACTCCTCTTCACGTGGCTTCCAAGTACGGCAAGGTAGATGTGGCCGAGCTGTTGCTGGAGAGGGGAGCTAACCCGAATGCTGCTGGGAAG AACGGTCTGACTCCCCTGCACGTCGCCGTGCATCACAACAACCTGGATGTTGTCAAGCTGCTCGTCAGCAAAGGGGGTTCTCCACACAGCGCCGCCAGG AATGGCTACACCGCCCTGCACATTGCGTCCAAGCAGAATCAGATGGAGGTGGCGAACAGCCTGTTGCAGTCCGGCGCTTCGGCCAACGCCGAATCTCTCCAGGGCGTCACGCCGCTCCACCTGGCCTCGCAGGAAGGGAGGCCCGACATGGTCTCGCTGCTCATCTCCAAGCAGGCTAACGTCAACCTCGGGAACAAG AGTGGACTGACGTCGCTCCATCTTGTGGCACAGGAGGGACACGTTGGCATTGCTGACATCTTAGTGAAGCAAGGCGCGTCGGTCTACTCGGCCACACGG ATGGGCTACACCCCTCTCCATGTAGCGTGTCACTATGGCAACATCAAGATGGTGAAGTTCCTGGTGCAGCAACAGGCCAACGTCAACAGCAAAACGCGG CTGGGTTACGCGCCCCTGCACCAGGCCGCCCAGCAAGGACACACGGACATCGTGACGCTGCTGCTGAAGCACGGCGCCCAGCCCAACGAGACCACGACG AACGGGACATCCGCCCTCGCCATCGCCAAGAGGCTGGGCTACATCTCCGTCATCGACGTGCTCAAGCTGGTGACGGAGGAGACGGCGTCTATG ACCACCACAGAGAAACACCGAATGAGCTTCCCAGAAACAGTGGATGAGATACTGGATGTGTCCGAGGATGAAG GACTTGCGCAGCTAACATTAG GAGAGGAGCTCCTGGGGACCGAGGGGGCCAGGTACATGAAGATGGATGACATGAAAGACCGTGATGACGATTTCCTCTCCCCCAAGAAATCACTGGAGTACGAGAGAGGGCTGGGCACAGC AAATTACTCTCCGGCCATTCCCAGGATTCCGCGTGTTTCTCCCGAGACGGTGATCCTGAAAGAACACGATCTAGATCAG CACACTCCGCTTCCGCTGCCCAAAGAGTACGACGAAGACTCTCTGATTCCCAGCAGCCCCGCAACGGAGACATCGGACAACGTCAGCCCGGTCGCCAGTCCCATACACACAGG GTTTCTGGTGAGCTTCATGGTGGACGCGCGTGGCGGCTCAATGCGAGGCAGCAGGCACAACGGCCTGCGGGTCATCATCCCCCCGAGGACCTGCGCGGCTCCCACCCGCATCACCTGCCGCCTGGTGAAGCCACAGAAGCTGACCAGCCCGCCGCCGCTGGTGGAGGGAGAAGGCCTGGCCAGCAGAATCATCTCGCTCGGCCCTGCCGGGATGCAGTTTCTTGG ACCCGTCATTGTGGAGATCCCCCACTTTGCCGCTCTGGGACGTGGCGACCGTGAGCTCGTCGTGCTGAGGAGCGAGAACGGATCGGTGTGGAAAGAACACCGCAATCGCTACGGCGACGAAGTACTCGAGACGATCCTCAATGGGATGGATGAGG ATTTGGAAAGTCAGGAGGAGCTCGTGAAGAAGCGAATCCGCCGCATCATCTCCACCGACTTTCCGCTGTATTTTGCCGTCGTGTCGCGGGTCCAGCAGGAGAGCGACCTGATCGGCCCCGAGGGGGGTTCGCTGACGAGCAAACTGGTGCCGCTGGTCCAGGCCACATTTCCCGAGACGGCGGTCACCAAGCGAGTCCGTCTGGGGCTGCAG GCTCAGCCCGTGCCCGACGAGCTGGTGGCCAAGTTGCTCGGGAACCAAGCCAACTTCAGCCCGGTGGTGACGGTGGAGCCTCGGCGGCGGAAGTTCCACCGGCCCATCGGCCTGCGGATCCCTCTGCCCCCGTCCTGGCGGGACAGCCCCCGGGACTCCGGGGAGGGCGACACCACCAGTCTGCGGCTCCTTTGCTCAGTCATAG GtggaacagctgcagctcagtGGGAAGACATCACCGGTACCACCAAGCTCGTCTACGCTAATGAATGCGCCAGTTTTACCACCAATGTGTCTGCGCG GTTCTGGCTCGCGGACTGTCCTCGTACCGCAGAGTCGGTCTCCTTTGCCAACTTGCTTTACAAAGAGCTTTCGGCCGTCGCTTACATGGCGAAGTTCGTGGTGTTCGCCAAGATGAACGAGTTGCGCGAAGGGCGCCTGCGCTGTTACTGCATGACTGACGATAAGATGGATAAAACCCTGGAGCAGCACGAGAACTTCACGGAAGTGGCCCGCAGCCGGGACATCGAG GTGATGGAGGGAATGCCGCTTCACCTGGAATGTTCCGGGAATCTCGTACCGGTGCGGAAGGCCGCCCAGCAGCCCCGCTGCTTCAGCTTCCAGGCCTTTCGAGACAACAGACTTCCCGTCTCCGTGAAG GTGAGAGATAGCAGCAAAGAGCACGCCGGGTTCCTGTCCTTCCTTCGCAAGCCCACCAAGTATGAAGACGGTCAACACGTGCTGTGCAACCTCAACATTACAATGCCGCCGTGCATCAAG ATTATTGGAAGTGAAGACCGCAGGCGGACTTTGACCCCGCTGGCTCTAAGGGAAAGATACAGTGCCCTGAACGAACCTGCCATGG CGTCGATGAGCGCCATGGAgagggcggagctgaagatggCTGTCATTGCCGAGCAGCTGGGACTGAGCTGGGCTG AGTTGGCTCGGGAGCTTCAGCTGAGTGTAGATGACATCAACAAGATCCGTGTGGAGAATCCCAACTCCCTCCTGGAGCAGAGTTCTGCACTCCTCAACCTGTGGGCGACCCGCGAGGGCAAGAGAGCCAAAA TGGAGACCTTGTACGTGGCGCTGAAGAGCATCGACCGCGTGGACATCGTCAACATGCTGGAGGGCCAACCGGCGCAGCCTACCAGACGCGGCTCCGGTGAACTCGGCAGGCGCCATAACGACCGAGAACGCCTCTCTCCCGCTTTGACCAATG GTTACGGGCTGGCGCAGGATGAGCTCCTGTCCCCGGCCTCCATGCAGTACAGCCTGCCCTCGCCGCTGGGCGCCGAGCCCTACTGGCAGGAGGTCTCCAGCCTGGACTGCGCGCCCATCGCCACCACAGAGGAGGACACCCTCATGGAGATGTCCGACGTGCAGGTGTGGCCCTCCGGTAATTCCCCCTCCCTGGTGCCCTTGGAGGATTCCTCGCTGGAGTGCAGCAACGCGGACGACTCCGAGGCCCTGCTCGGGCTGCCCTTCGGGAGCCTGGGTCGTCCGGCCGGTCGGGCCGGCGGAGGGGGCGCCGTGCTGAGCGGTTCGACCGAACCGCCCGAGGACGATTCGGAGATGGGCGTCGACTCGCTCAGCACCGCCACGCCGGCCTCGCTCGGCGGCACCATCGCCGGTATCAATCTGAACGGACTGAACAACGGTCTGGGGTCGGAGGCGAGTTCGGAGTTATCGCCCGTCACCAGCGCAACTGGTGGCAACGGAGaagtaggaggaggaggaggaggaggaggaggagggaatcTGGACTCAGAGGAGGGGCTTTCTCTTGTTGCAGGACAGCAAAGGGTCTATGCCCGACTCAGTGAGTCACCCGGTCTCACCTGCGTTGCAGATCGGAACGGTGACAG GTCGTCAAATGGCGGAAGCGGGAGCGGCGGCAGCTCGTTCATGTCCTACCTGCAGGAGCAGACGGGCCCAGGGTGGATCCCAGCCGCGGACGCGCAGGCCTGGCTGGCCAACCAGCCAAAAACCCGACAGGTCATTGACACCGTGATCACGTCGTGCTGCAACTCCGTGGACGGGGACCAGTCGCGTTTGTCCCAGGAGGCCTTGCTGCAGCCCGTGAGGGACGCGGGCCACGCCGAGATTTTGCGGGGGCGCCTCCGGGGTACCCAGCCCTTTGAGAGGGCCTGGG